A single region of the Garra rufa chromosome 6, GarRuf1.0, whole genome shotgun sequence genome encodes:
- the LOC141336815 gene encoding lipopolysaccharide-induced tumor necrosis factor-alpha factor homolog yields the protein MEKGLPPPPYPGPPLVQPHISYQTPQVAYQTQQVPVATVYSPPPAQTVMASSVTQTVQSPGIVYPAPIGHGPVMSSSTITQTVQSSSMPGMAPVTVYQPQPMVTSSTVTVQSTAPTTVVVVPARLTDVPGQMKCPHCQLQVVTETTYINGLLVWAICGGLGILGIWPCCLIPFCVDSCKDVEHRCPNCKILVYVHRRM from the exons ATGGAAAAAGGACTGCCTCCTCCTCCATATCCTGGACCACCATTGGTCCAACCCCACATTTCCTACCAGACACCACAGGTTGCATATCAAACCCAACAAG ttccaGTGGCCACTGTATACAGTCCACCACCTGCACAGACAGTCATGGCATCCAGTGTAACCCAAACAGTCCAGTCACCTGGCATTG TTTACCCAGCACCGATTGGACATGGCCCAGTCATGTCTTCATCCACCATAACTCAGACAGTCCAGTCTTCATCTATGCCTGGCATGG CTCCAGTGACAGTTTATCAGCCACAGCCCATGGTCACGTCGTCCACTGTGACGGTCCAATCTACTGCACCTA CTACAGTGGTAGTTGTGCCAGCACGTCTGACTGATGTCCCAGGGCAGATGAAATGTCCTCATTGCCAACTGCAAGTGGTCACAGAGACAACATATATCAATGGCCTATTGGTGTGGGCTATCTGTGGAGGTCTTGGCATTTTGGG GATATGGCCTTGTTGTTTGATTCCGTTCTGTGTCGATTCCTGCAAGGATGTAGAGCATCGCTGCCCAAACTGCAAAATCCTTGTCTATGTGCACCGACGCATGTAG
- the LOC141337330 gene encoding lipopolysaccharide-induced tumor necrosis factor-alpha factor homolog has translation MEKDHRPPPYPQMDQTAVNYPAQQPVYLPQAGPQAPPYQPPPYGFGATTITVQPTVVPVVRQIAVMSLTDVPGRIICPHCMTEVLTETEYISGLLAWLICGVLALFACWLCCCIPFCVDSCKDVKHTCPNCKNIIHLYKRM, from the exons ATGGAGAAAGACCACAGACCCCCTCCTTATCCGCAGATGGACCAGACAGCCGTGAACTACCCTGCACAACAGCCAGTGTACCTACCTCAAGCAG GTCCACAAGCTCCACCTTACCAACCACCTCCATATGGGTTTGGGGCAACAACCATCACTGTCCAGCCAACGGTAGTCCCTGTGG TTAGACAGATTGCGGTCATGAGTCTCACTGATGTGCCGGGCCGCATTATCTGTCCTCACTGCATGACGGAGGTCCTCACGGAAACTGAATATATCAGTGGATTGCTTGCCTGGTTAATCTGCGGAGTCCTTGCACTCTTTGC gtgctGGCTCTGTTGTTGCATCCCATTCTGTGTGGACTCATGCAAGGATGTGAAACACACCTGTCCAAACTGCAAGAACATCATCCACCTTTACAAACGTATGTAG
- the LOC141336816 gene encoding lipopolysaccharide-induced tumor necrosis factor-alpha factor homolog yields MEKESNPPAYPGPPLNQTNMPNQVQPVAYQPQPGLVAGVYSPQPIPMTSAVVAPGVQSASAPVAVTQVVMVQPGLADVPGQMKCPHCQQQVVTETRHVNGLLTWAICGFLGILMIWPCCLIPFFLDSCKDVEHSCPKCKIVIFLYKRIQ; encoded by the exons ATGGAGAAAGAATCCAATCCCCCTGCATATCCTGGTCCTCCGCTGAACCAAACCAACATGCCCAACCAAGTACAACCAGTTGCATACCAACCTCAACCAG GCCTGGTAGCTGGAGTTTATTCACCTCAGCCCATTCCAATGACTTCAGCCGTTGTAGCTCCAGGGGTCCAGTCTGCATCCGCACCTGTTGCAG TCACGCAGGTGGTGATGGTGCAACCAGGTCTAGCCGATGTCCCGGGACAGATGAAATGTCCTCACTGCCAACAGCAGGTTGTCACTGAGACCAGACACGTCAATGGCCTGCTTACCTGGGCCATCTGTGGATTTCTTGGCATTCTAAT GATCTGGCCATGTTGTTTGATCCCGTTCTTTCTGGATTCCTGCAAAGACGTAGAGCATAGCTGTCCAAAATGCAAGATTGTCATCTTCCTGTACAAACGCATTCAGTAA